The sequence below is a genomic window from Synechococcus sp. PCC 7335.
AGAGAAAAAGACAATCGTCGGCAGCACCTTAAATGCAAAGAAAAAGTCTTCAAAATTTTCACCGAAAACAAAAGAAGCACCTGCGTCTGAGTAGTCTAGAAAAGCGCTAACGATATTTCCCAACCATTGAAAGACGGCTAACCCTACCGCCGTTCTCAAGATAATCAGCGCAAAAAATATCTGGAGCGCAAATCCCCACAGTACCGGTCGCCAGCGTACCGCCTGACGGTTGACAGACACCAAATAAGCAAATCCAACGAATACACCTAGCCCTAATAGTCCAACCAGTCGTTCCATAGGCCCACTCCAAACCAGTAGATATCGCAAATACTACCAGGCATAAGTGTTCCATACTGAAAGCTACGCCACACTAAATTCCATTCCTGAAAGACTATTCGAGGTTCTGATAGTTCTTTCGAGCTTGAAGCCACTTTCTTCAAACAATGTTTGAAACTGCTTTTTCGTACGCCAGCCACCACCTGGCGTAGCAACATTGATTTGTACAGCAAAGATACCTGGCATAATCCCATCGGCTTCTATCTTTGGTTCGTCAATATCTGGAACAAAAGACTGTAGTAGAATTAGCCGGCCATCGGCTGGTAGCGCTACTTTGCAATTAGCCAGAATTTTCTTCGCGTCCACATCACTCCACGCGGAGATAAAGTGTTTCATGACAATGGCATCTGCCCCCTGCGGTATTGACTCAAAGACATTCCCAGTCTTAATTTCAATTACGTCTGGATCGACCCCTCGTTTAGCAATGTAGTCTTTAGCCGTATGGGCAACATCTGGTAAGTCAAAGAGAATACCCTTGCAGCCGTAGCGCTTGACGATACTGGCAATTAGCCCGCCCTGTCCGCCGCCTACATCCATCACACACTTATACTGACCAAAATCATAAGCCTCTAATAGCCCCTCTACCTGAGAGTCTGTTAGAAAGCTCATTGCCTTGATAAAAGTATCCTTGCTCCATTCGTTTTCATAGCAGTAGGGATAGACGCCTTTACCATTAGCAAGTTCAAAGGGAACAACACCTTTCTCTAGCGCCTCAGGCAGAACTTTCCAAGCATCCCACTGTGCAGGTTCGATTAGGTGCATAGCCAGGTGACCAGCAGAAGGCGCTTTGTTCGTCACAAGCAGGCTAGAAGCCTCTGTCGGGGCAAAAATCCTACCCGGCTTTTCTTCGAGAATGTCTACGTGCGCAAGCCCCCTAAGAATGAAATACAGCCTATCGGCGTCAGTGTTCGTTTGCTCAGCTAGCGAGTCTACAGATTGTTCTCCACTATCGTCTAGCAGATCAAAAATGCCTAAGCGAGCAGAAACGTAGAGGCACTGGCTTTTAACAAAGGCGAGCATAAGATCAAAGACTTTCTGCTTGGCTTCGCTGTTGGGATTTTGGATAGTTGTCATTGTTTTTGTAGTGGGGAGTTTAGTCGCCGCCAAGTTCGACAAGTTTGCCAATGTTAAAATCGATTTTGACCCAGCCTTTGAGCCGACGCAGGTTATCGAGTAA
It includes:
- a CDS encoding methyltransferase; translated protein: MTTIQNPNSEAKQKVFDLMLAFVKSQCLYVSARLGIFDLLDDSGEQSVDSLAEQTNTDADRLYFILRGLAHVDILEEKPGRIFAPTEASSLLVTNKAPSAGHLAMHLIEPAQWDAWKVLPEALEKGVVPFELANGKGVYPYCYENEWSKDTFIKAMSFLTDSQVEGLLEAYDFGQYKCVMDVGGGQGGLIASIVKRYGCKGILFDLPDVAHTAKDYIAKRGVDPDVIEIKTGNVFESIPQGADAIVMKHFISAWSDVDAKKILANCKVALPADGRLILLQSFVPDIDEPKIEADGIMPGIFAVQINVATPGGGWRTKKQFQTLFEESGFKLERTIRTSNSLSGMEFSVA